A window of the Rhizobium brockwellii genome harbors these coding sequences:
- a CDS encoding lipopolysaccharide biosynthesis protein: MSSVSQRTATASIWTISGKFLARSLDFVSLLVLARLLSPADFGLVAIATSVLVIVEAVLDLPLTQALMRLPSPSDDMFATAFTLSLLRGVAISVLMMLISWPMALIYEDSRLFSLVAVLSIAPAMRSVISPRMILFMQRFDFRREFALDLIAKGSTLLFGVGVAVATGSYWGLAIGAVAGPTAAAITSYVFAPMRPKFSLSEWKHFQDMISWNTVSQVLNSINWQLDRLLLPRFTGLSTFGAFSVADNIAGIPYQTFVGPLLRPLMAAFSAVDDRRNMVAAYLKATNAITFVAAPILIALAFLAEPSVRIIVGEKWASAAPILQWLCLVSLLGLPTNMMPALAMVMNNTRYVALRMFAEFAVRVPVTVLGIAYFQVPGALGARIVAVLVAYAASLIITRRLIGATFAAQLNSFLRPMVASLPMIAFLLWVEPMLVAMPVGLNLIFGLAFCGGASAAIFWAFALLLWQVVGRPDGIETIIVQRLMPRRNGVLTS, translated from the coding sequence ATGTCAAGCGTATCGCAGAGGACGGCGACGGCGAGTATCTGGACCATCAGCGGCAAATTCCTCGCGAGATCGCTCGATTTCGTCAGCCTTCTGGTCCTCGCCAGGCTGCTGAGCCCGGCGGATTTCGGTCTGGTTGCCATCGCCACCTCGGTTCTGGTCATCGTCGAGGCGGTGCTGGATCTGCCGTTGACGCAGGCGCTGATGCGTCTGCCGTCGCCTTCGGATGATATGTTTGCCACGGCCTTCACCCTCAGCCTGCTTCGTGGGGTGGCCATCAGCGTGCTGATGATGCTGATCTCCTGGCCGATGGCGCTGATCTATGAAGATTCCCGGCTATTCTCGCTTGTCGCCGTTCTCTCCATCGCGCCTGCGATGCGAAGCGTGATCAGCCCGCGCATGATACTCTTTATGCAGCGGTTCGATTTCAGACGCGAGTTCGCGCTCGATCTCATCGCCAAAGGATCGACGCTGCTGTTCGGTGTGGGCGTGGCGGTGGCGACCGGCAGCTATTGGGGGCTGGCGATCGGAGCGGTTGCAGGCCCGACCGCAGCGGCGATTACCTCCTATGTGTTCGCGCCGATGCGGCCGAAGTTCAGCCTTTCCGAATGGAAGCATTTCCAGGACATGATCAGCTGGAACACCGTGTCGCAGGTGCTGAATTCGATCAATTGGCAGCTGGACCGGCTGCTTTTGCCGCGCTTTACCGGCCTGTCGACATTCGGTGCCTTCAGCGTCGCCGACAATATCGCCGGCATTCCATACCAGACTTTCGTCGGACCGCTGTTGCGCCCGCTGATGGCGGCATTCTCCGCTGTCGACGACCGCCGCAACATGGTGGCCGCCTATCTGAAGGCGACGAACGCGATCACTTTCGTCGCAGCACCCATCCTCATCGCGCTTGCCTTTCTTGCCGAGCCGAGCGTGCGTATCATCGTCGGCGAGAAATGGGCTTCCGCCGCGCCGATCCTGCAATGGCTCTGCCTCGTCAGCCTTCTCGGTCTTCCGACGAATATGATGCCGGCATTGGCCATGGTCATGAACAATACGCGTTACGTCGCTCTCAGGATGTTTGCCGAGTTCGCCGTCAGGGTACCGGTCACCGTCCTCGGCATCGCTTATTTTCAGGTGCCAGGCGCACTCGGCGCGCGGATCGTGGCAGTGCTCGTCGCCTATGCCGCATCGCTCATCATTACGCGGCGGCTGATCGGCGCGACATTTGCTGCGCAGTTGAATTCGTTTTTGCGGCCCATGGTCGCAAGCTTGCCGATGATCGCTTTCCTGCTCTGGGTAGAGCCGATGCTTGTCGCGATGCCCGTAGGCCTCAATCTTATCTTCGGCCTGGCGTTTTGCGGCGGGGCGTCAGCGGCGATCTTCTGGGCATTCGCGCTGCTGCTATGGCAGGTCGTCGGAAGGCCTGATGGTATCGAGACCATTATCGTTCAAAGGCTCATGCCGCGACGAAACGGCGTTTTGACGTCGTAA
- a CDS encoding glycosyltransferase family 4 protein has protein sequence MRPSLPEVLRSAASVGRFPGPGITKIDRVVIIDDYSVARGGATALAVLSAKLFRELDIPVTYICGDDAANVELVALGVSMVGLNSRDLLSAERAKAFVTGIHNGAAVRMVANWIAANDTANTVYHVHGWHQILSPAIFRALLPVARRCVVHAHDFFTACPNGAFFDYQAQEICLRRPLGGSCIATACDKRSYSHKLWRAARGSNILRLLKDQADFGRIILLHEKMASFLVGAGYRAERLTTIRNPVAPLSIKRIEAEANDEFVFIGRLDEEKGAEDAVAATRRAGVKLCVIGDGPLMPLVKASGDHVRAVGWQSHAEIGSTIRNARALLMPSRYPEPFGLVAIEAARSGLPVILSRSAFLAEEMERAGMALSCDTADERAFADTLTRFSEMPSHEVRAMSDRAFRLSRDLASTHEEWRDALLAEYHSLISTHAVPEPTDGVAIQGVFS, from the coding sequence ATGCGCCCGTCGCTTCCAGAGGTCCTGCGATCCGCCGCAAGCGTCGGCCGGTTTCCCGGCCCCGGCATCACAAAGATCGATCGCGTGGTCATCATCGACGACTATTCGGTCGCCAGAGGCGGTGCGACGGCGCTGGCGGTGCTGTCCGCCAAGCTTTTTCGGGAACTCGACATCCCCGTGACTTATATTTGCGGGGATGACGCCGCCAATGTCGAGCTTGTCGCCCTTGGAGTCTCAATGGTCGGGCTGAACAGCCGCGACCTGCTCAGCGCCGAGCGAGCGAAGGCTTTCGTGACCGGCATTCACAATGGCGCCGCCGTCCGTATGGTCGCGAACTGGATTGCCGCCAACGACACCGCCAATACCGTCTACCATGTGCATGGCTGGCACCAGATTCTGTCTCCTGCAATTTTCAGGGCGCTGCTGCCGGTCGCCAGACGCTGCGTGGTGCACGCGCATGATTTCTTCACGGCCTGCCCCAACGGCGCCTTCTTCGACTATCAGGCGCAGGAAATCTGCCTTCGACGCCCGCTCGGCGGAAGCTGCATTGCGACAGCCTGCGACAAGAGAAGTTATTCGCACAAATTGTGGCGGGCTGCCCGCGGTTCCAATATCCTTCGGCTTCTGAAGGACCAGGCCGATTTCGGCCGGATCATCCTGCTGCATGAGAAGATGGCGAGTTTCCTCGTAGGCGCCGGCTACCGAGCTGAGCGGCTGACGACGATCCGCAATCCCGTCGCTCCACTGTCGATCAAACGCATCGAGGCGGAAGCCAACGACGAGTTCGTCTTCATCGGACGGCTGGACGAGGAGAAAGGCGCGGAGGACGCCGTGGCTGCAACACGCAGGGCCGGTGTCAAGCTCTGCGTGATCGGGGACGGGCCGCTGATGCCGCTGGTTAAGGCTTCGGGGGATCACGTCAGGGCCGTCGGCTGGCAGTCGCATGCGGAAATCGGCTCGACCATCCGCAACGCGCGCGCATTGTTGATGCCCTCGCGTTATCCGGAGCCATTCGGCCTCGTCGCTATCGAAGCGGCCAGAAGCGGCCTGCCGGTCATCCTGTCGCGCAGCGCCTTCCTGGCCGAAGAGATGGAGAGGGCAGGCATGGCGCTTTCCTGCGACACGGCTGACGAACGCGCCTTTGCCGATACGTTGACGAGATTCAGCGAGATGCCGAGCCATGAGGTTCGCGCCATGAGCGATCGCGCCTTCCGGCTATCGCGCGATCTCGCATCGACACATGAAGAGTGGCGCGATGCGCTTCTTGCGGAATACCACAGCCTGATTTCGACGCATGCGGTTCCCGAGCCAACGGACGGGGTGGCGATACAAGGAGTATTCAGTTGA
- a CDS encoding glycosyltransferase family 4 protein — translation MTLKATTSLPDARAFLGDAPVMAKRRVTEAGSASDTKQLRVAIVHYWLVSMRGGEKVVEELCRMFPQADIFTLVCNRDRISDFLKTRNIRTSFLQKIPGAQRHYTKMLPLMPFALEQFDLQEYDLVLSSESGPAKGIITRADALHICYCHSPMRYIWDQFHVYRHGLPWVGRAMMSLTAPMLRAWDVTTASRVDTFVANSDYVASRIRRFYDRDSVVIHPPVATDDFAVGKGKGEFYLYAGQLTTYKRPDIAVRACTEAGRKLVVIGEGEQLAYLKSIAGPTVQFLGHQPFNVLRDHLSRCRALLFPGTEDFGILPVEAMASGRPVLAFDAGGARETVSSPLVGLRFAQQTTEALLETMAAFEEIEDDIDPQAIRAHSLKFSSTVFRERLTGLIDQQLSKRADRSVDPFRRRAG, via the coding sequence TTGACCCTTAAAGCAACGACCTCTCTTCCCGACGCGAGGGCATTTCTCGGCGATGCGCCTGTCATGGCGAAAAGACGTGTCACTGAGGCTGGAAGCGCGAGCGACACCAAGCAGCTTCGTGTCGCCATCGTGCATTATTGGCTCGTTTCGATGCGCGGCGGCGAGAAGGTCGTCGAAGAGCTGTGCCGGATGTTTCCGCAGGCCGACATCTTCACCCTCGTCTGCAACCGCGATCGCATCAGCGATTTTCTGAAGACGCGGAATATCCGCACATCCTTCCTGCAGAAGATCCCCGGCGCGCAACGGCATTATACCAAGATGCTGCCGCTGATGCCCTTCGCGCTGGAGCAGTTCGATCTGCAGGAATACGATCTCGTGCTGTCGAGCGAATCCGGACCCGCCAAAGGCATCATCACGCGCGCCGACGCCCTTCACATCTGCTACTGCCACTCGCCGATGCGTTACATCTGGGATCAGTTCCATGTGTACCGGCATGGCCTTCCCTGGGTCGGTCGGGCAATGATGTCGCTCACCGCGCCGATGCTGCGCGCGTGGGATGTGACGACCGCATCACGGGTCGACACGTTCGTCGCCAATTCCGACTATGTCGCAAGCCGCATCCGGCGTTTCTACGACCGGGATTCCGTCGTCATCCACCCGCCGGTTGCGACCGATGATTTCGCGGTGGGGAAGGGCAAAGGCGAGTTCTATCTCTATGCGGGACAGCTGACCACCTATAAGCGGCCGGATATCGCCGTTCGCGCCTGCACCGAAGCCGGCCGGAAACTGGTCGTGATCGGCGAGGGAGAGCAATTGGCCTATCTGAAGTCGATTGCCGGGCCGACCGTTCAGTTCCTTGGTCACCAGCCTTTCAATGTTCTGCGCGACCACCTGTCGCGATGCCGCGCCCTGCTGTTTCCGGGCACGGAGGATTTCGGCATTCTGCCTGTGGAAGCCATGGCATCCGGCCGGCCGGTGCTCGCCTTCGATGCCGGCGGCGCCAGGGAAACCGTTTCCTCGCCGCTGGTCGGGTTGCGTTTCGCGCAACAGACCACGGAAGCCCTGCTGGAAACAATGGCGGCGTTCGAGGAGATCGAGGATGACATCGATCCGCAGGCGATCCGCGCGCATTCGCTGAAATTTTCCTCCACCGTATTCCGCGAGCGGCTGACCGGCCTCATCGATCAGCAACTGTCCAAGCGTGCCGATCGATCCGTCGACCCCTTCAGAAGACGGGCGGGTTGA
- a CDS encoding glycoside hydrolase family 16 protein has product MRYGISSKGLGLLVVLAMGALPGQPSVAQEPLNINAYQLTFEENFDSLDVSTWGENGSRWIAHTPWNGDFGDARFTDPAPGFPFTTDQGILKIEARKGADGTWRSGLLSSVNPKGEGFSQQFGYFEARMKLPPGKGVWPAFWLIGLDRTKYTAEIDVLEYYGRAPYEFSMGFHIWRQSQGGENTTGGNWKTVPEGSLNNEYHTYGVDIQADKTSFYLDRQFIWSFDTPKEFHMPFYPLVNLALGSGWPIDETPNPSILLVDYIHVYQRKPVDAAN; this is encoded by the coding sequence ATGCGTTACGGGATATCGTCTAAGGGGCTCGGCTTGCTCGTCGTCCTCGCCATGGGTGCGCTGCCCGGCCAGCCCAGCGTGGCCCAGGAACCGCTCAATATCAATGCGTACCAGCTGACGTTCGAGGAGAATTTCGACAGTCTCGACGTTTCGACCTGGGGCGAGAACGGCTCCCGCTGGATCGCCCATACGCCCTGGAACGGCGATTTCGGTGACGCCCGCTTCACAGATCCGGCCCCCGGCTTTCCCTTTACCACCGATCAGGGAATTCTGAAGATCGAAGCGCGCAAGGGGGCCGATGGAACCTGGCGCTCGGGTCTGCTCTCGTCCGTGAACCCGAAAGGCGAAGGCTTCTCTCAGCAATTCGGCTATTTCGAAGCGCGGATGAAGCTGCCGCCCGGCAAGGGTGTCTGGCCGGCCTTCTGGCTTATCGGCCTCGACCGGACGAAATACACCGCCGAGATCGATGTCCTGGAATATTATGGACGCGCGCCTTACGAATTCAGCATGGGCTTTCATATCTGGCGTCAGAGCCAGGGTGGCGAGAACACCACCGGCGGCAATTGGAAAACTGTCCCGGAAGGAAGTTTGAACAACGAATATCACACCTATGGCGTCGATATCCAAGCTGACAAGACGAGCTTCTACCTCGACCGTCAGTTCATCTGGAGCTTCGACACGCCGAAGGAGTTCCACATGCCGTTCTATCCGCTGGTGAACCTGGCGCTCGGCTCGGGTTGGCCGATCGATGAAACGCCAAACCCTTCCATTCTGCTGGTCGACTATATTCACGTCTACCAACGAAAGCCCGTCGACGCGGCGAATTGA
- a CDS encoding PfkB family carbohydrate kinase, whose product MRPLAVIGNVNVDLILGPAAPWPKAGTEIIVDHDELRVGGAAGNSALAWQALGVEFEIAANIGSDQFGHWLSEAFGHRSDKWPVRPEKTTLSVGITHPDGERTFFTTRGHLPRFSLADVFAVIEGARLQGGYALLCGSFLTDDLTADYDAFFDWADSHRITVALDTGWPLDGWTDENCAATRAWLSRSGVALLNEVESTTLAGIADPIEAARHIRSHMPEGAIVVVKRGPDGALAIGPDGNLVSVAAPAVEVVDTIGAGDVFNAAFLAALASDEPLVSCLMAGTEVASRAISTLPRNYGGPTSLQEPVR is encoded by the coding sequence ATGCGGCCGCTTGCAGTCATCGGCAACGTCAACGTCGACCTGATCCTCGGACCGGCCGCCCCCTGGCCGAAAGCCGGGACGGAGATCATCGTCGACCATGACGAGTTGCGCGTCGGCGGAGCCGCCGGCAACAGCGCGCTCGCCTGGCAAGCGCTCGGCGTCGAATTCGAGATCGCCGCCAATATCGGCAGTGACCAGTTCGGCCACTGGCTGAGCGAAGCCTTCGGCCACCGTTCCGACAAGTGGCCGGTACGTCCTGAGAAAACAACGCTCTCCGTCGGCATCACCCATCCGGACGGCGAGCGCACCTTCTTCACGACGAGGGGCCACCTGCCGCGTTTCAGCCTGGCCGATGTCTTCGCGGTCATCGAGGGTGCCAGGCTGCAGGGCGGCTACGCCCTTCTCTGCGGTTCGTTCCTGACCGACGACCTGACAGCGGATTATGACGCCTTCTTCGACTGGGCCGACAGCCATCGCATCACCGTCGCGCTCGATACCGGCTGGCCGCTCGACGGTTGGACCGACGAGAACTGCGCAGCGACACGCGCCTGGCTCTCCCGCAGCGGTGTCGCGCTGCTGAACGAGGTCGAATCGACGACGCTTGCCGGCATCGCCGATCCGATCGAGGCGGCGCGTCACATCCGGTCGCATATGCCGGAGGGTGCGATTGTCGTCGTCAAGCGCGGTCCGGACGGCGCTCTCGCGATCGGACCGGACGGCAACTTGGTTTCGGTGGCGGCACCCGCTGTCGAGGTCGTCGATACGATCGGTGCCGGCGATGTCTTCAACGCCGCCTTTCTCGCCGCGCTCGCAAGCGATGAGCCGCTGGTTTCCTGCCTGATGGCGGGAACCGAGGTTGCCTCGCGCGCCATTTCCACCCTGCCCCGCAACTATGGCGGCCCGACATCTCTTCAGGAGCCCGTGCGATGA
- a CDS encoding ABC transporter ATP-binding protein codes for MSALEIQNIRKTYGDVETLKGIDISLESGEFLVLLGSSGCGKSTLLNIIAGLAEATSGDVRIGGRSVLSVHPKDRDIAMVFQSYALYPNLTVHRNIGFGLEMRKVAVPERDRAVRDAAKLLQIESLLDRKPSQLSGGQRQRVAIGRALVRKPEVFLFDEPLSNLDAKLRMEMRTEIKRLHQMLKTTVVYVTHDQIEAMTLASRIAVMRDGRIEQLGTPEEIYNHPATLYVATFVGAPPMNLLKATARDGRLALSGSDASLPLPARFRETAGNGRDLILGIRPEALRTDGTGPSIEATLEVAELTGPELVVTALAGNQRLMACLPPRTPIRDNEKLTLFFDEEAMHLFDPETGLSCGF; via the coding sequence ATGAGCGCGCTCGAAATTCAGAACATCCGCAAGACCTATGGCGACGTCGAGACGCTGAAAGGCATCGACATCTCATTGGAAAGCGGCGAATTCCTGGTGCTGCTCGGCTCCTCCGGCTGCGGCAAGTCCACCCTGCTGAACATCATCGCCGGCCTTGCCGAGGCGACGAGCGGCGATGTCAGGATCGGCGGCCGCTCAGTGCTCAGCGTGCATCCGAAGGACCGCGATATCGCTATGGTCTTTCAGTCCTACGCGCTCTATCCCAATCTGACGGTGCATCGGAACATTGGCTTCGGCCTGGAAATGCGCAAGGTGGCAGTACCCGAGCGCGACAGGGCCGTGCGCGATGCCGCAAAGCTCCTGCAAATCGAAAGCCTCCTCGACCGCAAGCCGAGCCAGCTTTCCGGCGGCCAGCGCCAGCGCGTCGCCATCGGCCGCGCGCTGGTGCGCAAGCCGGAGGTATTCCTCTTCGACGAACCGCTCTCCAATCTCGACGCCAAACTGCGCATGGAGATGCGCACCGAAATCAAGCGGCTGCATCAAATGCTGAAAACCACGGTCGTCTATGTCACCCATGACCAGATCGAGGCAATGACGCTTGCAAGCCGCATCGCCGTGATGCGCGACGGCCGCATCGAGCAGTTGGGCACGCCGGAAGAGATCTACAACCATCCGGCAACGCTCTATGTCGCGACCTTCGTCGGCGCGCCGCCGATGAACCTGCTGAAGGCGACGGCGCGTGACGGTCGGCTGGCGCTTTCAGGTTCCGATGCCAGCCTGCCCCTGCCCGCCCGTTTCCGCGAGACGGCCGGCAATGGCCGCGACCTTATCCTCGGCATTCGTCCCGAGGCGCTTCGCACGGACGGCACCGGCCCGTCGATCGAAGCAACCCTTGAGGTTGCAGAGCTGACCGGCCCGGAACTCGTCGTCACCGCCCTTGCTGGAAATCAGCGCCTGATGGCCTGCCTGCCGCCACGCACGCCGATCCGCGACAACGAGAAGCTCACCCTTTTCTTCGACGAAGAGGCAATGCATCTCTTCGATCCGGAAACCGGTCTCAGCTGCGGCTTTTAA